The DNA region AAATCAAAACGCGGATATTAACAATGTGTCCATAACTATTTTGGCGCAAAAGCCTAAACTAAATCCTTATATCCCGCAAATGAAAACTTTGCTTGCCAAAACCTTAGGCGTGACGACCCAGCAAATAGGAATAACCGCCACAACCAACGAAGGCTGCGGAGCGGTAGGCAGGGAAGAAGGAATCGCGTGTTTTTGTTCTTGTTTGCTAAGGTTATACGATAACTGACATGAAAACCATAGATAACGCAACATCCTACAAAAAAAGACTTTCTCCCATATTAATAATTATTTTGGGGTATTTGGGCGCTATAATTATCGGAACTTTGCTTATCGCGCTGCCTGTCGCGAACACAAGCGGCAATTGGCTTAACCTTTTGGACGCTTTTTTTATGGCGACCAGCGCGGTTTGCATTACGGGGCTTACCGTGGTCAATACTACGCTGTCTTTCACCATTTTTGGCCAAATTGTCCTATTGGTTTTAATCCAAATAGGCGGGCTTGGCATAATGGGCTTTTCGTCCGCCATTTTTTTGGCGATAAGGAAAAAATTGACATTATCCAACAAGCTTGCCATTCAGCAAGCTGTGGGCGATATGCCTTCATTTAAAATCGCCCAATATTTGCGGTATATGATTGTTACTACGGTTATAATAGAAGCCTTGGGGACTATGGCCTTGGCACCTGCTTTTTATAAGGCTTTCGGGCCGATAGGAATCTTTAAGGCGTTGTTTATATCGGTTTCCGCGTTTTGCAATGCGGGCTTTGATGTTTTAAGTTATCAGCGCGGTTTGGGCAGTCTTATGGATTTTGCCGATAATGTCTTGGTATTGCTGTCCGTTAGCTTTTTGATAATATTGGGCGGAATCGGGTTTTGGGTAATTATGGATGTTTTAACAATGCGTAAAATTAACAGGCTGATGACGCATACCAAAATCGTAATTACGGCCACTATCGCTTTGATACTGCTGGGCTCAATCGGCTATCTCATAGCCGAGTGGAATAATCCCCATACGCTAGGCAATATGGATATGGGGCAAAAATTTTTGAATTCTTTTTTTATGGCGGTGACG from Clostridiales bacterium includes:
- a CDS encoding Trk family potassium uptake protein gives rise to the protein MKTIDNATSYKKRLSPILIIILGYLGAIIIGTLLIALPVANTSGNWLNLLDAFFMATSAVCITGLTVVNTTLSFTIFGQIVLLVLIQIGGLGIMGFSSAIFLAIRKKLTLSNKLAIQQAVGDMPSFKIAQYLRYMIVTTVIIEALGTMALAPAFYKAFGPIGIFKALFISVSAFCNAGFDVLSYQRGLGSLMDFADNVLVLLSVSFLIILGGIGFWVIMDVLTMRKINRLMTHTKIVITATIALILLGSIGYLIAEWNNPHTLGNMDMGQKFLNSFFMAVTPRSAGFYNVNINNLTVFSKFLTMLLMFVGSSPASTGGGIKTTTAVILLLAIIAGLKSKDRIILNKHAITSRMILKAVAVVSLFCLLVISATMALLVTESASLNAQGFALDNLFFEALSALTTVGFSFGVTPYLSAGGKIIIMLAMFLGRLGPLTIGLLFLKNIKKEDKLRYPETTIMIG